A portion of the Fulvia fulva chromosome 1, complete sequence genome contains these proteins:
- a CDS encoding Carboxypeptidase S1 B, producing MYVHRSLSATEMTAGMQDLATRPSRIAWHRALDDDEEMKFGVLPAYAVATLLQITTAQFITAPKDLITTTGNGYPVRYKEVPSGICETVEGVKSYSGYIDVAEDQHLFFWFFEARNENPKKAPLTLWLNGGPGDPSMVGLFSSNGPCSIDYDGNVQFNQYSWSNVSNMLYLDQPTTTGLSYSEPVNAYTSENGHIITLPNDVCPEAAPVDSCGTLSSSNASLTANSTTNAAPNVYKALQGFTGAFPDYASNGIHISTESYGGHYGPVFADYIAEQNAKNHTGNAHMELRGLSVGDGWFDPVIQFQAYYNFTVSPGNTFDFKPFNESMEKQMYNALYGEGNCLDQLLDCNAGGIDSVCSAADNLCYDDVQYLYDAVTGRDEYDLRELSPDPFPPTSFVAYLNKPEVQEAIGAFTNFSYSTTNLGSGTVATADDQEARRAGGHLHIVHYAGDADYNCNWLGGEAVATFINANNDNSTHAGYENVTTPDGIVHGVAKQSGKYSFVRIYDAGHQVPFYKPAAALAVFERMVRQVDIPTGEEGNLGYVSVGPERSRYRNDPATVQEEVLDAGCGFVEKTNLPVRPEDGAGRRRGGGGGGGDRDGVGGGGSEVEDLFCDLFLVP from the exons ATGTACGTCCACAGGTCCCTGTCTGCCACGGAGATGACAGCGGGAATGCAAGATCTTGCCACCAGGCCCAGTAGGATAGCGTGGCATCGTGCACTTGACG ATGACGAGGAGATGAAGTTCGGAGTATTACCCGCCTATGCTGTTGCAACTTTGCTTCAGATCACAACGGCACAATTCATCACAGCACCGAAGGATCTGATCACCACCACTGGTAACGGATATCCAGTACGATATAAGGAAGTGCCGAGCGGTATCTGTGAGACTGTTGAAGGCGTGAAGAGCTACTCTGGCTATATTGATGTCGCAGAGGACCAACATCTCTTCTTCTGGTTCTTCGAGGCTCGGAATGAGAACCCTAAGAAAGCACCGTTGACTCTATGGCTCAATGGCGGTCCTGGGGATCCCTCAATGGTCGGCTTGTTCTCAAGCAATGGCCCCTGCTCCATCGATTATGATGGCAATGTACAATTCAACCAGTACTCGTGGTCCAACGTCTCCAACATGCTGTACCTGGACCAGCCTACAACTACAGGACTCAGTTACTCAGAGCCAGTCAACGCATACACATCTGAGAATGGCCACATAATAACCCTCCCCAATGATGTGTGCCCAGAGGCTGCGCCGGTGGACTCTTGCGGTACTCTGTCGTCCAGCAACGCCAGTCTGACGGCCAACTCCACAACCAATGCCGCACCCAATGTCTACAAGGCTCTACAAGGCTTCACTGGTGCTTTCCCGGACTATGCTAGTAACGGCATTCACATCTCTACAGAATCGTATGGTGGACACTACGGTCCAGTGTTCGCAGACTACATCGCAGAGCAAAATGCAAAGAACCACACAGGCAACGCCCACATGGAGCTCCGTGGACTGTCAGTCGGCGATGGATGGTTCGACCCAGTCATCCAGTTCCAGGCATACTACAACTTCACAGTATCCCCTGGAAACACATTCGACTTCAAACCCTTCAACGAATCGATGGAGAAGCAAATGTACAACGCGCTCTACGGCGAGGGAAACTGTCTCGACCAACTTCTCGACTGCAACGCAGGTGGTATCGACAGTGTCTGCTCGGCTGCAGACAATCTCTGCTACGACGATGTGCAGTATCTCTACGATGCCGTCACCGGACGGGATGAGTACGACCTGAGAGAGCTCTCGCCTGATCCTTTCCCGCCAACGAGCTTCGTGGCGTATCTCAACAAACCAGAAGTTCAAGAAGCGATTGGAGCGTTCACAAATTTCAGCTACTCAACCACAAACCTAGGAAGTGGCACGGTCGCCACTGC CGACGACCAAGAAGCTCGTCGAGCAGGAGGGCATCTACACATCGTGCACTACGCTGGGGATGCTGACTATAACTGCAACTGGCTCGGCGGCGAAGCCGTCGCAACCTTCATAAACGCCAACAACGACAACTCCACCCACGCCGGCTACGAAAACGTCACAACCCCCGACGGCATAGTCCACGGCGTCGCCAAGCAAAGCGGGAAATACAGCTTCGTGCGAATTTACGATGCAGGCCATCAGGTGCCATTCTACAAGCCGGCGGCGGCGCTCGCTGTGTTTGAGAGGATGGTCAGGCAGGTTGATATTCCCACGGGCGAGGAGGGGAATCTTGGGTATGTGAGTGTTGGGCCGGAGAGAAGTAGGTATCGGAATGATCCGGCTACTGTGCAAGAGGAGGTTTTGGATGCGGGGTGTGGGTTTGTTGAGAAGACGAATTTGCCGGTTCGTCCTGAGGATGGGGCTGGGAGGAGGAggggaggaggaggaggaggaggagataGGGATGGTGTGGGTGGTGGAGGTAGTGAGGTTGAGGACCTGTTCTGCGACCTGTTCCTCGTGCCCTGA
- a CDS encoding 60S ribosomal protein L16, translating into MSTFEPVIVIDGKGHLLGRLASTVAKQLLNGQKIVVVRCEALNISGEFFRAKLKYQAFLRKQTRYNAMRGGPWHYRAPAKMFWRTVRGMIPHKTERGAKALERLKTFEGVPPPYDHKKRMVVPQALRVLRLKPGRKYCTVGRLGHEFGWKYQDVVARLEERRKVKGQAYYEKKRAARKSLAEAKEKAAIPDNVKQQLESFGY; encoded by the exons ATGTCGACCTTCGAGCCCGTG ATTGTAATCGACGGCAAGGGCCACCTCCTCGGTCGTCTGGCCTCGACTGTCGCCAAGCAGCTCCTCAATGGCCAGAAGATTGTCGTCGTCCGCTGCGAGGCCCTCAACATCTCCGGCGAGTTCTTCCGCGCTAAGC TGAAGTACCAGGCCTTCCTCCGCAAGCAGACCCGTTACAACGCAATGCGTGGTGGACCATGGCACTACCGCGCACCCGCCAAGATGTTCTGGCGCACAGTGCGTGGCATGATCCCTCACAAGACCGAGCGCGGCGCAAAGGCTCTCGAGCGCCTGAAGACCTTCGAGGGTGTCCCACCACCATACGACCACAAGAAGCGCATGGTCGTCCCACAGGCTCTCCGTGTGCTCCGCCTCAAGCCAGGCCGCAAGTACTGCACCGTTGGTCGTCTGGGTCACGAGTTCGGCTGGAAGTACCAGGATGTCGTTGCACGTCTCGAGGAGAGGAGAAAGGTCAAGGGCCAGGCATACTACGAGAAGAAGCGGGCTGCACGCAAGAGCTTGGCCGAGGCAAAGGAGAAGGCTGCTATTCCAGACAACGTCAAGCAGCAGCTCGAGTCGTTCGGTTACTAG
- a CDS encoding putative acyl-activating enzyme 6, with product MSSAMKRLSNLAAHFVPSSSSPTAADNSAMKDSYQHSHHIHQLSPTFFLPRAASIEPDAIATYHKTANAKILQRTYQETADRARGLAYYLKKHGFKRVGILCTNTPAFLESIYGIGGAGAVNVAINYRLKMEDITYIFDHAEVDLIIVDAEFRSLLDDFKQSHPNVPFIIDTDTDEDTGEFDQCVLEGIQHDDRNGGRGWAGLETEVPQEDSMVAIAYTSGTTSRPKGVEYTHRSAYLATLGNVIESVLNTAHPKAQRCHYLWTLPMFHAMGWTFPWAVTAVRGTHYCLRKIDYPYIWQLLKEQHISHYNAAPTVNTLLLADPNAEKLEHPVRVTVAASPPSAHLFESMETHNLRPVHVYGLTETYGPITKGYLMPQWEDLPVKEKYAKMARQGHGFITSLPARVIKTNQDESGSLDASEKIEDVEKNGKEIGEIVFIGNICAKGYYKDPVATRKLFAGGVQHSGDLAVWHPDGAIQIMDRAKDIIISGGENISSVALEGLLMTHPDILEAACVAVQDKKWGEVPKAFITVKQGKKGGMTGQDVIEWAREQSQISRFMVPKEVEILDELPKTSTGKLRKNVLRDWAKGKKREAE from the exons ATGTCGTCCGCCATGAAACGCCTGTCCAACCTGGCCGCACACTTCGTGCCTTCATCGAGTTCGCCCACGGCTGCAGACAATAGCGCCATGAAGGATAGCTACCAGCACTCACACCACATCCACCAGCTCAGCCCGACATTCTTCCTCCCGCGAGCAGCGAGCATCGAACCAGAC GCTATCGCGACATATCACAAGACGGCCAATGCCAAGATATTGCAACGCACATACCAAGAGACAGCAGATCGTGCAAGAGGATTGGCATACTACCTGAAGAAGCATGGGTTCAAAAGAGTTGGCATACTTTGCACAAATACTCCAGCGTTCTTGGAGTCGATATATGGCATTGGAGGGGCAGGTGCTGTCAATGTTG CCATCAACTATCGTCTGAAGATGGAAGATATCACGTACATCTTTGACCACGCCGAAGTCGATCTAATCATCGTGGACGCTGAGTTCAGGTCACTACTCGATGACTTCAAGCAGTCGCATCCAAACGTACCGTTCATTATTGACACGGACACGGATGAAGATACCGGCGAATTCGACCAATGCGTCCTCGAAGGTATACAACACGACGATCGAAACGGTGGACGCGGCTGGGCAGGCCTTGAGACCGAAGTACCGCAAGAAGATAGCATGGTTGCGATCGCATATACTTCTGGCACTACGTCTAGGCCGAAGGGTGTTGAGTATACTCATCGATCGGCGTATTTGGCGACTTTGGGTAATGTCATCGAGAGCGTCCTAAACACAGCTCACCCGAAGGCTCAGCGATGTCACTATCTCTGGACTTTGCCAATGTTCCACGCCATGGGATGGACCTTTCCCTGGGCGGTCACCGCTGTCCGTGGCACGCACTACTGCCTTCGCAAGATCGACTACCCATACATCTGGCAACTGCTGAAGGAGCAGCACATCAGCCATTACAACGCCGCGCCGACCGTCAACACCCTGCTATTGGCAGATCCGAACGCAGAGAAGCTCGAGCATCCAGTGCGAGTCACCGTCGCCGCTAGCCCGCCCTCTGCCCATCTGTTCGAAAGCATGGAGACTCACAACCTCCGACCCGTCCACGTTTACGGCCTAACTGAGACGTACGGCCCGATCACCAAGGGGTACCTAATGCCTCAGTGGGAGGACCTGCCAGTGAAGGAAAAGTACGCAAAAATGGCCCGCCAAGGTCACGGTTTCATAACCTCCCTACCCGCGCGCGTGATCAAAACCAACCAAGACGAGAGCGGCAGCTTGGACGCCAGCGAGAAGATTGAAGACGTCGAGAAGAACGGCAAAGAAATCGGCGAAATCGTCTTCATCGGCAACATTTGCGCAAAGGGATACTACAAAGACCCAGTCGCAACACGCAAACTCTTCGCCGGCGGGGTGCAGCACTCTGGCGACTTGGCCGTCTGGCATCCCGACGGCGCCATCCAAATTATGGACCGTGCGAAGGACATTATCATCTCTGGGGGTGAGAACATTTCATCGGTTGCGCTTGAGGGGCTGCTGATGACGCATCCTGATATTCTTGAGGCGGCGTGTGTTGCTGTGCAGGATAAGAAGTGGGGGGAGGTGCCGAAGGCATTTATTACTGTTAAGCAGGGGAAGAAGGGAGGTATGACTGGGCAGGATGTTATTGAGTGGGCTAGGGAGCAGAGTCAGATTAGTCGGTTTATGGTGCCGAAGGAGGTGGAGATTTTGGACGAGTTGCCGAAGACGAGTACGGGGAAGCTGAGGAAGAATGTACTGCGGGATTGGGCGAAGGGGAAGAAGAGGGAGGCTGAGTGA